Proteins found in one Oryza glaberrima chromosome 4, OglaRS2, whole genome shotgun sequence genomic segment:
- the LOC127770630 gene encoding uncharacterized protein LOC127770630 isoform X2: MASAAVAAAAAPLRRSLLPSLNPSCLFSSLASSSHRLSLPRALRPAGPLPSDVEDSDDSNAGDGAGEALRKSRNDLKREARRAVQWGMDLAKFSPLQIKRILRAASLDREVFDALMLVKRFGSDVREGKRRQFNYIGRLLRGAQPELMDTLIQYSKDGDDNRLLALMSENTFLMEDEEIEDLPCNEEEGDKEHIEIADRWFEGLLSKDISVTNEIYAIHNVEFDRQELRKLVRTVHMVQDNIENEHEEESTMKLLGAKKQLLCFLRSIAKEAYVKS, encoded by the exons ATGGcgtccgccgccgttgccgccgcggccgcgccgctgcGGCGTTCGCTCCTTCCCTCCCTCAACCCGAGCtgtctcttctcctccctcgcGTCCTCCTCGCACCGCCTATCTCTACCGCGCGCCCTCCGCCCCGCGGGCCCTTTGCCCTCCGATGTCGAAGACTCGGACGATTCGAATGCcggagacggcgccggcgaggccctcAGGAAGAGCCGCAACGACCTGAAGCGGGAGGCTCGTCGCGCCGTGCAGTGGGGTATGGACCTCGCTAAGTTCTCCCCTCTCCAGATCAAGCGCATCCTCAG GGCTGCGTCGCTAGATCGCGAGGTGTTCGACGCTCTCATGCTCGTGAAG AGATTTGGATCAGATGTGCGGGAAGGAAAAAGGAGGCAGTTCAACTATATCG GAAGACTTCTGCGTGGTGCACAACCCGAATTGATGGACACTCTAATCCAGTATTCGAAGGATGGCGATGATAACAGGTTACTTGCATTAATGAGTGAAAATACATTCTTGATGGAAGATGAGGAAATAGAGGACTTGCCTTGCAATGAAGAAGAG GGTGACAAAGAGCATATTGAAATTGCAGATAGATGGTTTGAGGGCCTCCTTTCCAAAGACATTTCAGTTACTAATGAAATTTATGCGATACATAATGTTGAGTTTGATCGTCAG GAACTGCGGAAGCTCGTGAGGACAGTCCACATGGTCCAAGATAATATAGAAAATGAACATGAAGAGGAATCTACCATGAAGCTTTTGGGAGCAAAGAAACAACTTTTGTGCTTCCTTCGCTCCATTGCTAAGGAGGCATACGTCAAATCATAG
- the LOC127770630 gene encoding uncharacterized protein LOC127770630 isoform X1 encodes MASAAVAAAAAPLRRSLLPSLNPSCLFSSLASSSHRLSLPRALRPAGPLPSDVEDSDDSNAGDGAGEALRKSRNDLKREARRAVQWGMDLAKFSPLQIKRILRAASLDREVFDALMLVKRFGSDVREGKRRQFNYIGIFTYWVNWIHATANMSIQKNVTTIQYIGYVALKIVEIGSMPLHHVFRQKSLLAPSCTWAPPPFPLFSFLFLSLHHRRCGRRCRLRRLHRCLREVGPGCACVVVVVEHLVSEPVSHAVSVTVQGRRRWWWRRHHRRLSTHPRHRCRGPP; translated from the exons ATGGcgtccgccgccgttgccgccgcggccgcgccgctgcGGCGTTCGCTCCTTCCCTCCCTCAACCCGAGCtgtctcttctcctccctcgcGTCCTCCTCGCACCGCCTATCTCTACCGCGCGCCCTCCGCCCCGCGGGCCCTTTGCCCTCCGATGTCGAAGACTCGGACGATTCGAATGCcggagacggcgccggcgaggccctcAGGAAGAGCCGCAACGACCTGAAGCGGGAGGCTCGTCGCGCCGTGCAGTGGGGTATGGACCTCGCTAAGTTCTCCCCTCTCCAGATCAAGCGCATCCTCAG GGCTGCGTCGCTAGATCGCGAGGTGTTCGACGCTCTCATGCTCGTGAAG AGATTTGGATCAGATGTGCGGGAAGGAAAAAGGAGGCAGTTCAACTATATCGGTATCTTTACTTactgggttaattggatccatgccactgcaaatatgTCAATTCAAAAAAATGTCACTACTATTCAGTATATCGGCTACGTGGCACTGAAAATTGTggaaattggatccatgccactccATCACGTTTTCCGTCAAAAATCTTTATTAGCCCCCAgctgcacgtgggccccacctcccttccctctcttctctttcctcttcctctctctccaccaccgTAGATGCGGCAGGAGGTGTCGTCTCCGTCGTCTCCATCGTTGTCTCAGAGAGGTCGGGCCAGGCTGCGCCTGCGTCGTCGTTGTTGTCGAGCACCTCGTCTCGGAGCCGGTGAGCCACGCGGTCTCTGTCACCGTtcaagggaggaggaggtggtggtggaggaggcatCACCGACGACTGAGTACCCATCCTCGCCACCGTTGCCGAGGACCTCCATGA